Genomic DNA from Anaerolineales bacterium:
CTCGGCCTCGGTGCGGATGTCGTGCCCCAGCAGCCGGGCCGTCCCTGCGCTTGGGTGCAGCAGGCCGAGCAGCATGCGGATGGTCGTCGTCTTGCCAGAGCCGTTCGGGCCAAGCAGCCCCACCACTTCTCCGGCGCGGACATGGAACGACACGTCGTCGACGGCGGTGAACTCCCCGAAGCGTTTCGACAGGCCCTCCACCTGCAGCACGCCCTCGCCCACCGTCGGCCGGACCGGCGCTTCAGGTGGCGGCAGCGAATCACGCATGGG
This window encodes:
- a CDS encoding ATP-binding cassette domain-containing protein, with protein sequence MRDSLPPPEAPVRPTVGEGVLQVEGLSKRFGEFTAVDDVSFHVRAGEVVGLLGPNGSGKTTTIRMLLGLLHPSAGTARLLGHDIRTEAE